One Chitinivibrionales bacterium DNA window includes the following coding sequences:
- a CDS encoding PilZ domain-containing protein, protein MEDDLFGLERRKYVRFEVEFSLKYRITLENEKKPFTDWLHGMVENISLGGIRFNSTLSNKQIDALTEEIVVIVLELKLPGNETPVTCDAALRFFQRGAPANDDVPVDIGVEFVGLTDKNRSSISQFLQKIHLDS, encoded by the coding sequence ATGGAAGACGATCTCTTCGGTCTTGAGAGAAGAAAGTATGTGCGGTTTGAAGTAGAATTTTCCCTGAAATACCGGATCACGCTGGAAAACGAGAAAAAGCCCTTTACCGATTGGCTGCACGGCATGGTCGAGAACATAAGCCTCGGCGGCATACGGTTCAATTCGACGCTCTCGAATAAGCAGATAGATGCCCTCACCGAAGAAATCGTCGTTATAGTCCTGGAACTCAAGCTGCCCGGCAATGAAACCCCGGTGACCTGCGACGCGGCACTCAGATTTTTTCAGCGGGGCGCCCCGGCCAATGATGACGTCCCGGTTGACATCGGCGTTGAGTTCGTAGGGTTGACAGATAAGAACAGAAGCTCTATTTCGCAATTCCTGCAGAAAATTCACCTGGATTCGTAG
- a CDS encoding GNAT family N-acetyltransferase, protein MTQFRPAEESDRTSIASILDSSFSKIYAYYAKKSFTGFENALVALIDEKVIGVINWRVYAAPGISIGYLFWLAVLPGWRKKGTGTALMKRAMRLIYEKNGPIDIYTAAEKNNKISRKLIEKEGFIIVDKKEVRRQYGRNYSALFGEMMVMPWECLYVKHPA, encoded by the coding sequence ATGACACAATTTAGACCCGCTGAAGAATCGGACAGGACGTCCATTGCTTCCATTCTGGATTCCTCCTTTTCCAAGATCTACGCCTATTACGCGAAAAAATCATTCACCGGCTTCGAAAACGCCCTGGTTGCCCTGATTGATGAGAAAGTAATCGGCGTCATCAATTGGCGCGTCTATGCAGCTCCCGGCATCTCCATCGGGTACCTTTTTTGGCTTGCCGTGCTTCCCGGCTGGAGAAAGAAGGGAACGGGCACGGCGCTCATGAAACGGGCCATGCGCTTGATCTACGAGAAAAACGGGCCAATTGACATTTACACCGCCGCGGAGAAGAACAACAAGATTTCACGGAAGCTGATAGAAAAAGAAGGTTTTATCATTGTTGATAAAAAGGAAGTTAGGCGTCAGTACGGCAGAAATTATTCGGCCCTTTTCGGGGAAATGATGGTCATGCCGTGGGAATGCCTTTATGTAAAACACCCGGCCTGA
- a CDS encoding DUF4388 domain-containing protein, whose translation MVLKRLGAWLMTKRPITLTIDKTGNVRVADPEALRALGAFPGDWMLTGATAGMLLLQRGGKAGAPPLLMAGTIRGLGWLAEVANLIATARLSGVLYTLSDGVQRDLCFEAGALRMANSASTRDLIGEYLVGEGIITRPQLEKALAGQALGKKLGEVLVEQGLVRQADIFGVLVRRTERICHDVIALTHGSYSFAADLEVGRLPALLCLDTQATVMDAVREIDEGARLHTAVLRRRRAQAVDQSPQNDDTVSMRNFLECVDGKRSVAEITSMLSLGRLEAVRIARQLIERGRVEVAGEAAGVRDLNVVVACFNEALAVIYSAVKDALPQAKLTEICRQYIKDGSHGSRALQQLALEADGRLDPASVTAMAAASSRNGNEALRLLVMTLTQYSSFVLFSANSHLSPQAQAALTGKVNAMLNSVFATVV comes from the coding sequence GTGGTACTAAAACGTCTCGGGGCATGGCTGATGACGAAACGGCCGATAACATTGACCATTGACAAAACCGGAAATGTCCGCGTCGCCGATCCTGAGGCGCTGCGCGCGCTCGGCGCTTTCCCGGGCGACTGGATGCTCACCGGGGCCACGGCGGGGATGCTCCTGCTGCAGCGCGGGGGCAAGGCCGGGGCGCCGCCGCTTCTGATGGCCGGGACCATACGGGGCCTTGGCTGGCTCGCGGAGGTCGCGAACCTTATCGCCACCGCACGGCTCAGCGGGGTTCTCTATACGTTAAGCGACGGCGTCCAGCGGGATTTGTGCTTCGAGGCCGGCGCTTTGCGCATGGCAAACTCCGCATCCACGCGCGATCTCATCGGCGAATACTTGGTGGGCGAGGGCATCATCACCCGACCCCAGCTCGAAAAGGCGCTTGCCGGGCAGGCCCTCGGCAAGAAGCTGGGCGAAGTGCTGGTGGAGCAGGGATTGGTGAGGCAGGCGGATATATTCGGCGTGCTCGTGCGCCGGACGGAGCGGATTTGCCATGATGTCATCGCGCTGACGCACGGCTCGTATTCCTTTGCGGCGGACCTGGAGGTGGGGCGGTTGCCCGCGCTGCTGTGCCTCGATACGCAGGCGACGGTGATGGACGCCGTGCGTGAGATCGACGAAGGGGCGCGGCTGCACACCGCGGTCCTCAGGCGCCGGCGCGCGCAAGCCGTTGACCAGTCGCCGCAGAACGATGATACCGTGTCGATGCGCAACTTTTTGGAATGCGTGGACGGAAAAAGAAGCGTTGCGGAGATCACGAGCATGCTGTCACTGGGCAGGCTGGAGGCGGTGCGCATCGCGCGCCAGCTCATTGAGCGCGGCCGGGTGGAGGTCGCCGGCGAGGCCGCGGGTGTCCGTGACCTGAACGTTGTCGTGGCCTGTTTCAACGAAGCGCTGGCCGTAATCTATTCGGCGGTCAAAGACGCTCTTCCGCAAGCGAAGCTGACGGAAATCTGCCGCCAATACATCAAAGACGGCTCGCACGGCAGCCGTGCTCTTCAGCAATTGGCGCTGGAGGCTGACGGCCGCCTGGACCCGGCAAGCGTCACCGCCATGGCAGCCGCCTCGTCCCGAAACGGCAACGAGGCCCTGCGGCTTCTGGTCATGACGCTCACCCAATACTCTTCCTTTGTTCTGTTCTCCGCAAACTCTCATTTGTCACCGCAGGCGCAGGCCGCGCTCACCGGGAAGGTGAACGCCATGCTGAACTCCGTGTTTGCGACGGTTGTTTAA